In Gloeocapsa sp. DLM2.Bin57, the genomic window GATTAATTCTACCCCATCGCCCATCATAAGTGTCATAAGTCCAAAAAGCAGTAATAATAGCTAGAATAACAAATATACCGTTTAGACCATGTAAAATTCTTAAGATTAATGGTTGGTAAGGAAGAGAAGGTTTCATAATTTAAAATTGGATGTCTTCATAAATATCGTTTAATAAACAATCAAATTTAACTGTCTCTAATCTTACTCTGTCTCCACTACCATAAACCGATAATAACCATTGATTTTGGGAGTTTCTCCGAAAAGATTCCAGACAAGGTTGTTTTTGACTGATTAAGACATATTCTTGCAAAGATTCTAGCTGACGATAATCGGCGAATTTATCTCCTCTGTCAAAAGCTTCTGTTGTTTCTGATAATATTTCTATGATTAAACAAGGATAAAGTAAAAAATTAGCTAAACTGCGATCGCTCTCATCACAACTAACTATTACATCTGGATAATAATATGTATTGAGAGATTCTATTTTGACTTTAGTATCAGATATATAAGTGCGACAACCCGTACCCCGAAGATGATTTTTAAGTAAACTAGCTATATTCAAAGCAATCAGTACATGATTATTACTTGCTCCCGCCATAGCATAAATTATACCTTGTCTATATTCGTGTTTAACTTGACTGATAGACTCTTGCAAAAGATATTCTTCTTCTGAGATAAAACGGGAATTAGCGAACATCATCTTAAATTTTAGCTTCTGTACATTCTTCTACTTCAGTTTTCACGGTAGTATATTGTTGATAACCAACTAAATCAAACCAAAAAGTTGTACCAACGCCTACTTCACTAATTAAATGAATCGTCGTGTTATGTTTATCAATAATATTTCTGACAATGGAAAGACCTAAACCCGTTCCCTCTAAAGTATGAACACGATTTTCTACACGGAAAAAGCGATCAAATATTGCCTCTTGATCCTCTTGATCTATACCAATACCAGTATCAGAAACCTCCACTCTCACTAGGGGTTTTTCTACAGTTTGCACTCGATAAGCGCGTATAGTTACTTGACCACCAGATTTAGTAAATTTTAAAGCATTCCCCACTAAATTAGTCAATACTTGTAATAACAAGTCATAGTTACCCCAAACACAGAGTAATTGTGGTTCTATTTCTTGGGTTAAATTAATTCCTTTATCTTTAGCGTTGAGTTGATAAGTTCTCAGAGTTTGTTCAATCAACTGTCCTAAATCGATCGCGTCAAATTGATAAATTTTAGAAGATTCTAAACGGGATAAATCTAACACATCATTCACTAAACGACTTAAACGATCCGTTTCATGATTCGCCGTTTCTAAAAACTCTCGACGCTGATTTTCTGTTAAATCTTCCC contains:
- a CDS encoding Uma2 family endonuclease, with protein sequence MFANSRFISEEEYLLQESISQVKHEYRQGIIYAMAGASNNHVLIALNIASLLKNHLRGTGCRTYISDTKVKIESLNTYYYPDVIVSCDESDRSLANFLLYPCLIIEILSETTEAFDRGDKFADYRQLESLQEYVLISQKQPCLESFRRNSQNQWLLSVYGSGDRVRLETVKFDCLLNDIYEDIQF